In Rhizobium sp. WYJ-E13, the following are encoded in one genomic region:
- a CDS encoding type IV secretory system conjugative DNA transfer family protein — protein MILDPSGELGPMVSCVRQAMGHKVHELLLDNGAGFNVLDWIDIKAPMAITNVFSVAVWMAGDAPANASAHSSFFTCRGKAMTACLLAHILWDRYLAPEQKTLRQLRNGLARPEKEMRQILAAIHATSHSSLARDYAGPLMGNVDETFSGMYANADESSAWLANGAFAALVSGKGFSSSEILSGKCSTFLEISLKALQTTPPVGRTVIGALLNAAYEADGRSKGPILYLLDEVARLGPMEIIETARDAGHKYGITLQRLYQSVGQLEKQWEKEGKRELYDGVSHRTYAVVQDLDTARELESFEQCGVEPLSEGSNKATFGNAFSLDSLPRGTHIRDGKTAHSQGRADERLPHRRGLHRHSRSKAALLRSRDLFPPPRTGPPGRSQPLQPGSRQPGRLATDQQSSSLISQRQRAFSVTFAPIPCRFRSGNSE, from the coding sequence GTGATCCTTGATCCTTCAGGCGAGCTCGGTCCGATGGTGTCATGCGTCCGGCAGGCGATGGGGCATAAGGTTCATGAATTGTTGTTGGACAACGGAGCAGGTTTCAACGTGCTGGACTGGATCGACATCAAGGCCCCGATGGCAATCACGAATGTCTTTTCGGTGGCCGTCTGGATGGCGGGCGACGCGCCGGCCAACGCCAGCGCCCACAGCAGCTTCTTCACCTGTCGCGGCAAGGCCATGACAGCCTGTCTCCTCGCCCATATTCTCTGGGATAGGTATCTTGCGCCCGAACAAAAGACGCTGAGGCAGTTGCGGAACGGTCTCGCCAGACCGGAAAAGGAAATGCGCCAGATCCTGGCTGCGATCCATGCCACAAGCCACAGCTCTCTTGCGCGTGACTATGCCGGCCCCCTGATGGGAAACGTCGACGAGACCTTTTCGGGCATGTACGCCAATGCAGATGAGTCGAGCGCGTGGCTCGCCAACGGCGCCTTTGCCGCGCTTGTTTCCGGAAAAGGCTTTAGCTCATCGGAGATTCTGTCAGGAAAATGCTCAACTTTCCTGGAGATTTCGCTGAAGGCATTACAAACCACGCCGCCAGTTGGCCGCACCGTTATTGGAGCGCTTTTGAATGCTGCCTACGAGGCGGACGGCAGAAGCAAAGGCCCCATTCTTTATTTGCTCGATGAGGTCGCCCGGCTCGGACCAATGGAGATCATCGAGACGGCGCGTGACGCCGGACACAAATATGGCATTACCCTGCAACGTCTCTACCAGTCCGTCGGACAGCTTGAAAAACAATGGGAAAAGGAGGGCAAGCGGGAGTTGTATGACGGTGTCTCTCATCGCACCTACGCGGTGGTTCAGGATCTCGACACGGCTCGCGAACTGGAAAGTTTCGAGCAATGCGGCGTGGAACCGCTGTCCGAGGGCAGCAACAAGGCAACCTTCGGCAACGCCTTTTCGCTCGACAGCCTGCCGCGCGGCACACATATTAGAGATGGCAAGACCGCTCATTCGCAAGGACGAGCTGATGAACGACTGCCGCACCGACGAGGCCTTCATCGTCATTCGCGGAGCAAAGCCGCTCTGCTACGGTCGCGCGATCTATTTCCGCCGCCCCGAACCGGACCGCCAGGTCGCAGCCAACCGCTTCAGCCGGGCTCCCGCCAGCCAGGCCGACTCGCCACGGACCAACAAAGCTCTTCCCTGATCTCGCAGCGACAACGCGCATTCAGCGTGACGTTTGCGCCCATTCCTTGTCGTTTTCGAAGCGGGAACTCAGAATGA
- a CDS encoding carboxymuconolactone decarboxylase family protein, translating to MSYIKTPASIEDAPEQSRPVLQAVEKQLGSVPNIFRIISNSPAVLSGFVGFQGALGKGQLTPATRDRIALALAEINGCDYCLTAHTYFASKFAKLDENEIIANRAGTSSDPKAAAAVTFAKALAEKRGDIAPSEIEIVRAAGYSDAEILEIIAHVALNTFTNYVNRALDTEIDFPAIFGKAA from the coding sequence ATGTCGTACATCAAAACGCCAGCATCCATCGAGGACGCTCCGGAGCAGTCGCGTCCGGTGCTTCAAGCTGTCGAAAAGCAGCTTGGCTCGGTTCCCAACATCTTTCGCATCATCTCCAACAGTCCAGCCGTCCTCAGTGGATTCGTCGGGTTTCAGGGGGCGCTTGGCAAGGGACAACTGACGCCCGCAACGCGCGATAGGATTGCCTTGGCGCTCGCCGAAATCAACGGCTGTGACTATTGCCTCACGGCACATACTTATTTCGCCAGCAAATTCGCCAAGCTGGACGAGAATGAGATCATCGCCAATCGCGCTGGCACCTCGAGCGATCCGAAGGCTGCGGCAGCAGTGACTTTCGCCAAGGCCCTCGCCGAAAAGCGCGGCGACATTGCTCCTTCTGAAATCGAAATTGTGCGCGCAGCCGGTTACAGCGATGCAGAAATTCTGGAAATCATCGCCCACGTCGCGCTCAACACGTTCACTAATTATGTCAACCGGGCGCTCGATACCGAGATTGATTTTCCCGCGATCTTCGGAAAAGCCGCCTGA
- the rclC gene encoding reactive chlorine resistance membrane protein RclC: MRVAIAIIFIWIGLLKFVPYEADSITPFVANSPIMSFFYADPQDYKGHLTKEGELVQAQRNWQLANRTYAFSTGLGIVELIIGFTTLSGFFTRWGGLIGALLAFATPFVTLSFLVTTPEAWVPALGDAEHGFPYLSGPGRLVLKDIAILAGAWLIIADTARGILLKTTAPAKKEAPQPVAPHPLSRR, encoded by the coding sequence ATGAGAGTTGCAATCGCCATTATCTTCATCTGGATCGGCCTTCTGAAGTTCGTTCCCTACGAGGCCGACAGTATCACGCCTTTCGTCGCCAACAGCCCGATCATGTCTTTCTTTTATGCCGACCCCCAAGATTACAAGGGTCACCTTACAAAAGAAGGAGAACTTGTCCAGGCACAGCGCAATTGGCAGTTGGCGAACCGGACCTATGCTTTTTCCACGGGGCTGGGGATCGTTGAACTTATCATCGGCTTTACGACGCTTTCCGGGTTTTTCACTCGGTGGGGAGGCCTGATCGGTGCGCTTTTAGCGTTTGCAACGCCATTCGTGACTTTGTCATTCCTCGTCACCACCCCAGAAGCCTGGGTACCTGCGCTGGGCGATGCAGAACATGGTTTCCCCTACCTATCGGGTCCCGGTCGACTGGTGCTTAAGGACATCGCCATCCTTGCAGGCGCTTGGCTGATCATCGCGGATACGGCAAGAGGAATCCTGTTGAAGACAACAGCGCCGGCGAAAAAAGAAGCGCCACAACCCGTCGCGCCGCATCCGCTGTCGCGCCGCTGA
- a CDS encoding acyl-CoA dehydrogenase family protein, whose translation MNIQSKSIDLEFEMPSVDELRVKFGPHLAEMESLRRLPNALVQQLETIGVFRMLAPRQFGGLELAFPTALELIRRISIVDGSIGWIAAINSGACLVLPRLPRSALGEIYSNGADQIVAGSAQALGIARRVPGGWHVSGRWPFASGCTAANWIIAGFKDAEPGADEKPTTKQMLLRSDRYTIEDTWKVLGLRGTGSHHVSITDAFVADAFVMTLGPGELSVDAPLYRHPAHLIALGHGAVHLGIAQAAVADVVALQRERSSDAPGRRDLIDYELGKCHGRLKAAQAVFNLQVNSNWSDATNNIPAKPVTLGNTVQTLVQIAAETLDIVRTCFEIAGSAAIYDESPLQRRLRDIQVATQHGLVQRANWVAGGKALLEEDGSASLNNSFFSALATG comes from the coding sequence ATGAATATCCAGAGCAAGTCCATAGACCTCGAGTTCGAGATGCCAAGCGTTGACGAGCTGAGAGTCAAGTTCGGACCCCACCTGGCAGAGATGGAATCCCTGCGCCGGTTGCCGAACGCACTCGTTCAACAACTTGAAACCATTGGCGTGTTCCGCATGCTTGCACCCAGGCAGTTTGGGGGGCTGGAACTGGCATTTCCCACCGCGTTGGAGCTGATCAGGCGCATTTCCATCGTCGACGGTTCGATCGGCTGGATTGCCGCGATCAATAGTGGCGCTTGCCTGGTACTGCCCCGGCTGCCAAGATCCGCCCTCGGTGAGATATACAGCAATGGCGCAGACCAAATAGTCGCCGGCTCGGCTCAAGCATTAGGGATTGCGAGGCGCGTGCCGGGTGGTTGGCATGTCAGCGGCCGGTGGCCTTTTGCAAGCGGATGTACTGCGGCAAACTGGATCATCGCCGGCTTCAAAGACGCCGAGCCGGGGGCCGACGAAAAGCCGACCACGAAGCAAATGCTTCTTCGATCCGACCGGTATACCATTGAGGACACTTGGAAGGTTTTGGGCCTGCGCGGGACCGGAAGCCATCATGTCTCCATCACCGACGCTTTCGTGGCCGACGCTTTCGTGATGACGCTCGGACCCGGCGAGCTTTCCGTTGATGCACCATTGTATCGTCACCCTGCACATCTGATTGCCCTGGGGCATGGGGCCGTTCATCTCGGAATCGCACAGGCAGCGGTCGCAGACGTTGTTGCACTTCAGCGTGAGCGGTCGAGCGACGCACCGGGCCGACGAGACCTCATCGACTATGAACTCGGAAAGTGCCATGGTCGATTGAAAGCGGCGCAAGCTGTTTTCAACCTGCAAGTAAACTCGAACTGGTCGGACGCCACTAACAATATTCCGGCAAAGCCGGTGACGCTTGGAAATACCGTACAGACACTCGTGCAAATTGCTGCCGAGACGCTTGACATTGTTCGAACTTGTTTCGAGATCGCTGGAAGCGCGGCGATTTATGATGAAAGCCCCCTCCAGAGACGGCTGCGCGATATTCAGGTTGCCACGCAGCACGGTCTCGTTCAAAGGGCAAATTGGGTGGCGGGTGGCAAAGCCCTTCTGGAGGAGGACGGCAGTGCCAGCCTGAACAACTCGTTTTTCTCTGCCTTAGCCACGGGTTAG
- a CDS encoding DUF3991 and TOPRIM domain-containing protein codes for MDRQKVEEVRSKVSCVEVLVEAGFHFDKRESSRRALKFRRGGEIIIVTHGGIGWFDPLSEEKGDVFALASLLKKIPFSASVELVASLAGLQLWQQPDRRAQRLYTPVVTERWARRPAMELASMTYRYLHDVRMLPSTLLTHVARSDIVRQGPGGSAWFAHRDTAGCLSGWEERGPQWRGFSTAGAKTLFRFGPHQFSRICITEAAIDALSLAAIEKIRPDTLYSSTGGGWSAATDEAIRAAAAGAMLVAATDADPQGEVYADRLRRIADLAASDFLRLRPRAIDWNEVLKEQRREEEELPHARATASRVKLRPPDGGP; via the coding sequence ATGGACAGACAGAAGGTAGAAGAGGTCCGCAGTAAGGTCTCGTGCGTGGAAGTGCTCGTGGAGGCCGGTTTTCATTTCGACAAGCGGGAGAGCAGTCGCCGTGCCCTGAAATTCCGCCGTGGCGGTGAGATCATCATCGTCACTCATGGCGGCATCGGCTGGTTCGATCCGTTATCGGAAGAGAAGGGCGACGTCTTTGCGCTCGCAAGCCTTCTGAAGAAGATCCCGTTCAGCGCCTCGGTCGAGCTCGTGGCTAGTCTGGCCGGGCTGCAGCTTTGGCAGCAACCGGATCGAAGGGCACAGCGACTTTACACGCCGGTGGTCACTGAGCGATGGGCGCGGCGGCCGGCAATGGAACTGGCGTCAATGACCTATCGCTATCTGCATGACGTGCGGATGCTGCCGTCGACGCTTCTCACGCATGTTGCCAGATCTGACATTGTCCGGCAGGGACCTGGCGGCAGCGCCTGGTTTGCCCATCGCGATACCGCAGGCTGTCTTTCTGGCTGGGAGGAGCGCGGGCCGCAATGGCGTGGTTTTTCCACGGCCGGTGCCAAGACACTGTTCCGTTTCGGACCCCATCAGTTCTCGCGCATCTGCATCACGGAAGCAGCCATCGATGCCCTCAGCCTAGCGGCGATCGAAAAGATCAGGCCTGACACGCTTTATAGCAGCACCGGGGGTGGATGGTCGGCGGCAACAGACGAGGCGATCCGCGCAGCCGCGGCCGGCGCAATGCTGGTGGCTGCCACCGACGCCGATCCGCAGGGAGAAGTCTATGCCGATCGTTTGCGCCGGATCGCGGATCTCGCAGCAAGCGATTTTCTGCGGCTGAGACCACGCGCGATCGACTGGAACGAGGTCCTGAAGGAGCAAAGAAGAGAGGAAGAAGAACTGCCGCATGCGCGGGCGACCGCGTCAAGGGTGAAGCTTCGCCCGCCGGACGGCGGCCCCTGA
- a CDS encoding DUF1419 domain-containing protein, with the protein MSELSVFHPPFRKVLEGVASRQQMYALFNRHSQAPFDENRIAGAYYAGEWFEVAERDHDRMFAILPPLFWRGDMFAMREFIGESITSVFFTLWIGGRQRWFHGYCDLAERHPWAKQSAGRRPPAAGRRSPEGMRAAILERESRADRAMTRQEKLDHIWSATGPDFRAYGDTRFPDWFRGRQMVMVFSTSGAKAWKTVRWPDRSGDGRQAAGAAALPASRKSRLRFTTPLHLTFRARTPTRRVVCARLPTGSLSHGA; encoded by the coding sequence ATGTCCGAGCTTTCCGTCTTTCATCCGCCCTTCCGCAAGGTCCTCGAAGGCGTCGCCAGCCGCCAGCAGATGTATGCGTTATTCAACCGCCATTCCCAGGCTCCCTTCGACGAGAACAGGATAGCCGGCGCTTACTATGCCGGCGAGTGGTTCGAGGTTGCCGAGCGCGACCACGACCGGATGTTCGCGATCCTGCCGCCACTCTTCTGGCGTGGTGACATGTTCGCCATGCGCGAATTCATCGGTGAGAGCATCACCAGCGTTTTCTTCACCCTGTGGATCGGCGGCCGTCAACGGTGGTTTCACGGCTATTGCGATCTTGCGGAGCGTCATCCATGGGCAAAACAGTCTGCCGGCCGCCGGCCGCCGGCCGCCGGTCGCCGGTCGCCCGAGGGCATGCGTGCCGCGATCCTGGAGCGTGAGAGCCGGGCCGATCGCGCGATGACCCGTCAAGAAAAGCTCGACCATATCTGGAGCGCGACAGGGCCGGATTTCCGGGCCTACGGCGATACCCGGTTTCCGGACTGGTTCCGCGGCCGGCAGATGGTCATGGTCTTTTCCACCTCCGGCGCCAAGGCCTGGAAAACTGTTCGATGGCCTGACCGATCCGGAGATGGCCGTCAAGCTGCCGGTGCAGCTGCGTTGCCTGCCAGCCGCAAAAGCCGACTGAGGTTCACCACACCCCTCCATCTCACTTTTCGCGCGCGGACGCCCACACGCCGGGTCGTTTGCGCGCGCCTTCCAACAGGGAGCCTCTCTCATGGCGCATGA
- a CDS encoding BrnA antitoxin family protein has protein sequence MARRPQNPLDAAEALFKPTKKAAPPAPERPAVPAGRETVSIRIDSDVLAFFQEDGPGWQDRINAALRGVMDAAR, from the coding sequence ATGGCGCGAAGACCACAAAACCCGCTCGATGCGGCTGAAGCCCTGTTCAAGCCGACAAAGAAGGCGGCTCCGCCGGCACCGGAGCGCCCGGCCGTGCCGGCGGGAAGGGAAACGGTTTCGATCCGCATCGATTCGGACGTTCTCGCCTTTTTCCAGGAGGACGGCCCGGGCTGGCAGGACCGCATCAATGCTGCCCTGCGCGGCGTCATGGACGCGGCCCGCTAG
- a CDS encoding ParB N-terminal domain-containing protein: MHLISIDPRALQENPNKARRSKSSPQADAVLLASIRAVGIVQPPVVSVAPNGGNGFVIEAGHRRVAQAIEAELPEILVLVDDAGQADGAIRSVVENIAREPLNPVDQWRAIERLVALGWTEESIALALALAVRQIRKLRLLANILPAMLDQMARGDMPNEQQLRTIAAASQDEQTEIWKKYKPKKQDPQASWWDIARALTKTRMLAKDASFGDELAAAYGIVWQEDLFAPADQDGRYTTDVEAFLGAQQEWLANNLPKRGSVIEVNDWGQPKLPAKANQVYGKPGKGDNTGWYINPRDGSVQSVAYRLPEKKTKTVKGEDGEETVVDDVDVPKVRPDVTHKGLDIIGDLRTDALHEALAKAPIEDDTLMALLILAFAGTNVSIASGSSDNPYGHANCRRHAARLIGEDGRLAFDRDLLQQVARSLLVDVMSCRRNRSDSGIAARIAGDAIGADQFLVNTATEEFLSCLSRGALEAAAGEAGVAIGSKLKETRAAFVAHFSENRFVHPAALIAPAVDDVQAFAAAFAEPDAALVEEGEDDDDHADPDVGRTEFANDSDFREATE; encoded by the coding sequence ATGCATCTGATTTCCATCGATCCGCGCGCCCTGCAGGAAAACCCGAACAAGGCCCGTCGCTCGAAATCCTCGCCGCAGGCCGATGCCGTGCTGCTCGCCTCGATCAGGGCGGTCGGCATCGTGCAGCCGCCTGTTGTCTCTGTGGCACCTAACGGGGGCAACGGCTTCGTGATCGAGGCCGGCCACCGTCGTGTCGCCCAGGCGATCGAAGCGGAACTCCCGGAGATCCTCGTTCTCGTTGATGACGCGGGCCAGGCCGACGGCGCCATTCGCTCGGTTGTCGAAAACATCGCCCGCGAACCGCTGAACCCGGTCGACCAGTGGCGCGCCATCGAGCGTCTGGTCGCGCTCGGCTGGACCGAGGAATCGATCGCCCTGGCGCTGGCGCTCGCCGTGCGCCAGATCCGCAAGCTGCGCCTGCTCGCCAATATCCTGCCGGCGATGCTCGATCAGATGGCGCGTGGCGATATGCCGAACGAACAGCAATTGCGCACGATCGCAGCCGCCAGCCAGGACGAACAGACTGAGATCTGGAAGAAGTACAAGCCGAAGAAGCAGGACCCGCAGGCGTCCTGGTGGGATATAGCCCGGGCCCTGACCAAGACCCGAATGCTCGCCAAGGATGCGAGCTTTGGCGACGAGCTTGCAGCCGCCTATGGTATCGTCTGGCAGGAAGACCTCTTCGCCCCGGCCGATCAGGATGGCCGCTATACGACGGACGTCGAAGCCTTCCTCGGTGCCCAGCAGGAATGGCTTGCCAACAACCTGCCGAAACGCGGATCGGTGATCGAGGTCAACGACTGGGGCCAGCCGAAGCTTCCGGCCAAGGCAAACCAAGTCTACGGGAAGCCAGGCAAGGGCGACAATACCGGCTGGTACATCAATCCACGCGACGGGTCGGTGCAGTCGGTGGCCTATCGATTGCCCGAGAAGAAGACCAAGACGGTCAAGGGCGAGGACGGCGAAGAGACCGTGGTGGACGACGTCGATGTCCCAAAGGTCCGCCCCGACGTCACCCACAAGGGTCTCGACATAATCGGCGACCTGCGCACCGACGCGCTGCATGAGGCGCTCGCCAAGGCACCGATCGAGGACGACACGCTGATGGCACTCCTGATTCTTGCCTTCGCCGGCACGAACGTGTCGATCGCCAGCGGCTCGTCTGACAACCCCTACGGCCATGCCAACTGCCGCAGGCACGCCGCCCGCCTCATCGGTGAAGACGGCAGGCTGGCCTTCGATCGCGATCTTTTGCAGCAGGTCGCCCGCTCGCTCCTCGTCGACGTCATGTCTTGCCGGCGTAATCGGTCCGACAGCGGCATTGCCGCCCGTATTGCTGGCGATGCGATCGGCGCCGATCAGTTTCTGGTCAATACCGCGACAGAGGAGTTTCTGTCCTGCCTGTCGCGCGGTGCGCTGGAGGCAGCAGCCGGTGAGGCCGGCGTTGCGATCGGCAGCAAACTCAAGGAAACGCGTGCGGCCTTCGTTGCGCATTTTTCCGAAAACCGTTTTGTGCATCCGGCAGCTCTGATCGCCCCAGCTGTCGATGACGTCCAGGCCTTTGCCGCCGCCTTTGCAGAACCCGATGCCGCATTGGTGGAGGAGGGCGAAGATGATGACGATCATGCCGATCCGGACGTTGGTCGGACCGAGTTCGCCAACGACAGCGACTTTCGAGAGGCCACTGAATAG